Sequence from the Cucumis sativus cultivar 9930 chromosome 1, Cucumber_9930_V3, whole genome shotgun sequence genome:
GTAGTGAAATGAAAGATTTCAGATAGTTCTAATTGAGTTTGGGATTTGTTTCTCTAAACCATAAGTAGGGGTAGGGGTTTGtggaagtttaattttgtaaccTATGTTAGATCGTGCACGAGGGGATGGATATATAGAAACAAGATTGTGATGTGAATGATTTGTGggtatattatttgttttgaactATAAAATGACTTTTGGAAAatgactttttaaatattttaaaaagtatttttatacCCTTAGAAAGTCCATCctctaaaatagtttaaatattttttggaaaCTCTTGGGAGATATccaaatcattttgtttgtgttgtaATTTGTTTACCCTTCTActgaaatttatgtttctagtaaaaaaaaaaaaaagagttgtaAGTTTTGACTTGTAATGTTGGGAATATAGGAAGCAATGATGAAGGACACTTTGGAACGTGCGAGGGAACCAAACCTGAATTTGAAAGGGTACTTGCACGCTGCATATGCCCATCCGGTTATCAAGGAAAGtgaagaagacgatgaagTTGAGTCGAATGAAGCATTTGAAACAGAGAGTGTGTTGGTAGCAACGAAACGCCAATCAAGAAGAAACACTCCGTTGCCGAGCAAAGCAAGTGCTCCTTCGTCGCCATCTTTGCCCGAGGTTCAAAGAAACAACCATCAAccttaaaaactaaatcaaagGTACATAGGATTCACATCTCTCTGTACATTTTActgttaaataaaaagttatgttGTGGAGAAATGATGATGTAAATTGAATGAGAAAAAGTTGTAGAATTTAGAGTAACCAATGAGGGAAGTTTGTCATTATGTTgacaattgtatttttttttctcttctttaaatttagttgGTTTCTTAATAGTAAGGAGGatgataaatattaaattacgTCTTGTTGGAGCCTTTTGtgtaatttcatatatttttttggttagaTTTCAATGTAtaaactcttctttttttttggtagcAAGCTTCTCTCTACTACAACTGTCCATTGTGACTGAGGTTTcctaatagaaaaagaaaggtgaAATTAATGTCTGGATGTTGATGCACTTTTTACAATAACTATTACTTGCATTAATTTATAGGTTAAAGGAGTGGATTTAATTGATAGCCCtttactaatatttttatatggaGCAAGAATTAgtatgttttaaaatcaaaatccttTATTTGCTTCTATACCACTGAGGGATTCACTTAAAtaacaaaaggaaaggaaaagcaATGTAAAACAAAGTATTAAGTACAATGGAAGGGGAGTAGAAGTGGTAGAATAGGTGAAACTATTAGTGCTAAATTTTGAAGATCTCAAAAGTCTCACATGTGTGTTACATTTATCTCTATTTTGGAGCTGGAttaatattatcttttgtATGGCTTGTGaattatgtattaattaaattaaacattaatttcatttttttttggatatttttcgATTTTAGAAGTACAAATGtcttaaaatgtaaatacacaaccataaaaaattgatttccaacaacaaaatataaataaaatcaataatttttttgagaCGATATAATAACAACTAgacaaaaagttatttatgtGCAATTTAATCACGTTCTTCATTCATCTTTATTGCACGATTTGAACAATCATGTTATTTATGGACGTTctcatcatttcttttacaaatattaagtCGGGGTAGGTTTAACTGAGAGAGAAACATTTGCAAATTTCTATATCTAAATGTATGTGAacatgttgaaaaaaatattcaaattatttaaaaagcaAAGACATGAAAAAACGATGGAGTGAAAAATAgataggaaaaaataatttaaaaaatagaggaagaaaaatagatatttgataGGGATTTCTAAACATCAAATAAACATTTGTTCTAAAATCTGGTTGCATGTGTTTTCTCTAAAACCGtttatttcataatctcaGTTTtccaaaagttattttaaacaaatctcACACCTCAATTTATcctaaaagaattatttttaaaattaaacatttcaaaatcaattcaaacacaaccTAAATTTCCATTCATTAACTATTTGCACTCTTCCTACcctagatatatttttgttcattagATATAACCGGTCAACAGTTCAATGACTCTTTACAAATTGTTCGTAAGTATAGTTAGACcaaaatttaccattttaccaCTATAGTAACATCTAACTTCTTAAGTGTCATTGattcctctaatgaacaataagTTATAGTTTCACTATGACTGACTTTTCTTGGGCCAAGATAGGGTGTGGCGCCACATTGTTCAAGACCTGGAACCAGTTTGATGAGAGTAATTTCTCTACTTACTCTATCTATAGAGAATGAGTGAATCCCTTATTGTGTAGGTATGTTTCCAGCTCCCTAGTTAGACGAATCCCCAAAATAGTAGGCATATTGAGTTGGCGACATAGACTACTCTCACCCATGCAAATCAAAGGACCGCCTTTATAGGTATGAGTTCACAACTCACTTAGGATTTAGGCCATGTCACCTATGGTCATCCTGATGAAATGTGGTCTCAACTAGTAACGGTCTTAATAAGAGAGACTATCAATTTCATGGTTTGGtcttatacaaactctttatatataataccCCCGCTCTAATATCTCAACACAAATGATTAAGATTAAATCATTTGTAGCAGTTTAGAACAATTGTAGCAACTTGGaaagttgatgtttttttCCGTGTATTATCATTGACAAGGCCAATCGATCTTTGTTGCCTTAGGAGGTTTGGTCTtgaatgtattattttttataaattttttgtgtgtttgtggTGATTGCATTTTAAGGTAGAGGAGAAATACTGACTTGAAAATCTACCAATTTGTTGTAGTGATTGcattataaatttgttgtCGTCGACCACGTAGATCATCCGTTGCTGTTTAGCTTCGTTCGTGCAAATCCACGATCAGATTGATCAGCTTCGTTTCCCATATTCGTCGCTCGGTTCATAAGAATAGTTCAGGTTTAAGACTGTGAAGGAGTTTAGGATTTATTGTAGAATGTATTTAGGATCttgtaaaattatataaacacactaataagatttcattttgtatatacatatataaaagagaatagtatctaaaagaatattaattttatttatttgttggcataagaaaaatatttatccacACATTCACATAATGTATGTTTTTAACTATTTGGCGTCATAGAAAAATGGACAATAAtgcaataatttaataaaaataaatttgtaaaaatggacaaaaagATCGACATTGTTGGTCTCtttaatgtcaattttaaatcGACATCAAAGCCCACCCGACATCAAATGGCTTCAATATCACCATCAAAGATGTCGGTtgaaaaacgacattaaaggaaaaacgacattaaaagcctttaatgtcatttttaaaccgacatcaaagcaaaaataacattaaagACCTTTAATAAGGCTAGCATAGATTTCGGTTGCCAACCGACACTAAAGgccattaatgtcggttttaaaccaACATTAAAGGTCAAATTTCTTGTAGTCTCACCCCTCCTACGAGGACAAagagggggagggggaggggggaCAAAACAAGTAACCAAACTACCAGAGAACCAACAACTTTAGCAAGCTGATGTGCCATGTTGTTGTTGAACGTGAACactaacaaaaagaagaaacaactACATCACCCGCTATACTTCTACCAATGCTCCTCTActcgtgccatagagagggtaggacCCTTTGTTCAACTCACGAATACACAATTTAAGGAAACACTCATTTACTTACTCTAAAGTTGAAAATGAGTGAATTTGATCTTATGTGATTATGTTCCAGCTCCCCATTCGATTTTGTCCCTAAAATGGTAGGCTTATCAAGTCAGCAATCTGACCAGTCTCACtcgtacaaatcaaaagaCAATTTTTTGCTAACAGAAGTTGAtaatacactcaggattaaggATTAAATTTCCTAAGTCATcctattgaaataaaaaggataaaatgCACTTTTAGTCTCTAAGGTTTGAAATTCATGTATATTTGGTCTCTAAAGTTTCAAAACACATACATTGGTCTCCCATGTTTGCTAAATACTTCTAAATGGTCCTTGagttaactttaatttaacatAATGCTTACTAGGCCGTTAAATGCTTACGTGGAcattagttatattttatgatgtgtaaataatattgaattatttgaaaaataaattaaaatatatacctataactttaaaatcttttattttttttatttaacttgttggtaaaaaagaaaatacattttttattcttggtGCTCTCATTTAGTTATTGTTGAGTTATCTAGGCTGATTTGATAGTTTTTTGTGAACTCCTTCAAAGAATTTCGACTTTTTCATAAATCTTTGGTTCGTGTAGATAATGAATACTAGGTGAGATTTATGATTTTGCCCCAAGCTTCTTTGAAGGGGTCTTGAAATTAGATGAGTTTCACATACATTTTGTAAGGTAATCTCGAGGCTGATTTTCTCATATATTTGATCGAGATTACCACACATAGTGCATGCAAAACCCTAATCTCGTGGCATCCTGGTGCAATCTCGTTCGAGTTCTATTACTTATTTATGTAATCTAGACCAAGAATGTTTTGAGATTTCCCTAAGATTTATCGTAGAATACTGATTTAagtgtgttttctttttttctttgatgcctattgttagaaaaatcaatttttagtattttttaaacaaaacatgaTTCATCATCAATCTCAGCTGAAATTCATAATATGCACAGACGAAGATTATGAAAAAGCCGAGATTCTTCAAAAGAATTCacaaaaaaactatcaaattaccccatattaatttaataataaccAAATCAGAGCaagactaaaaaataaattttattttttaccaacaaattaaataaaaaccataaaagattttaaagttACATGTATATTTGAAGgctcttattttaatttattttccaactaattcaatataatttaccCATCATCCAATATAAATGTCTACCTCACCGTTTCAAGTATTCTCTTAGATTAGAGTGATCTCAGAGTCCATTTAGAAGTACCGCCGATCACAGCCGTTCTTCATTGCCGCTGCCGGACGCCTCAGTTGACGTCGCCGAACACTTCCACCGAACGCCGGCCACTGCTGTTGagttttcatctctctctaaCACCTCTTCTACAATGCAGCTTACCGTTTCCTTCGGCCGCCTTCGCCGGAATCGGAGCTTTGGGTAggtttttagttattttctttttaaattttttattgtccATTGGATGTTTTGGCCTAAATACTGCTTTATCCATGATTTTTAGAGGTTTAGATTCTAAGCTTTGAAGGGATTAGTGCCACTCTCCAACAAGATAGAGGGCGTTCGATTTGTTTTGGTAAGTGTCAAGGCTTTGAAACCCTTGAAGTTTAATATCAATGGCTGGAATTTGGGTTTCTAACCCTTATTATTGAATTGTGCATAGGTTTTTCGTCTTCCTCAAGGAGTGGCGGCGGTTCCTCCATGTTACGACATTCGATTTCGGTGGCTTCTGCAACTTTCAAAGCTTTGTAATTTCCATTATGTCTGAAGAAGAATGGAAGTCCCTTTTCCCAATTGGTACCGTTTTCAAGTCTCCCCTTTTAATCTCTGGTTCTTCCGTCAAAAATTCAATCGGCCCACTCGTCTTCAACCCTGTTCCAACCTCTCTTACCCGCCTCTTTTCGTCGCAGTCTTTATTGCCTTCTCTTTCTCCTCCTTCAGTTCTCAATCTTCCTAGATTTCTTCTCACTTCTTCGTCAGTTGTTCCTTCAACTTCTTCCTCTGTTGCTTCACTCTTTGGTGAGCAGCAATGCTGCAGTGATCCACCTTCCGTTCTACGCTACAATCGCCTCCAATGCCTTCCATGTCCCAATTCCAGCAGTGTTGTTGTGTTTTTTCCCACTGGCCCTAATTCTGACCATGTTGGGTTCTTGGTGGTTTCTAGTAATGGTTCAGGTTTGGACGTTCAATCTGATTGCAGTAATGATGTTTTTAGTGTTGAAAGTGAACTGAATTATCAGATTTTTGGGATTGCTGTGAACCCTAATTCGGGTTTTGTTGATGATTCTTATGAAGATATTGGGTTTCTGTTGGCTTATACTATGTATTCTGTTGAATGGTTTATTGTGAAAAATCATGCAATTGGTTCGAGTTGTCAGCCAAGGGTTAGTTTGGTTCATATGGGTAGCAAGGTTTTTAAAACATGTTCTGTTGTTCATGCTTGTTGGAATCCTCATTTGTCTGAAGAAAGTGTGGTTTTATTGGAAGACGGTAGTTTGTTCTTGTTTGACATGGAGCCTCTGTTAAAGACTAAAGATTACAATGCAAATGTTAATTTGAAAGGAATCAAGTTGAAAGTTTCATGGGATGGTTTAGATTGCTCGAAAAAGGTGAAGTGGTTGAGTTGTGAGTTTAGTTGGCATCCAAGAATCTTAATCGTTGCACGTTCTGACGCtgtttttttggttgatttaAGGGAGAATGACTGTAATATTTCCTGCTTAATGAAGATAGAGACATTCCCCACTTATTCTCTGGGAGAAAAGGAACAATTCCTTGCATTTTCTAAAGCAGGCTCTGATGGTTTTTATTTCTCCATTGCATCAAATCATCTCTTACTTCTTTGTGACATACGAAAACCACTGTCACCGGTGTTGCAATGGACGCACGGTCTCGATGACCCAAGCTATATGAATGTTTTTAGCTTGTCTGAGTTAAGGTCTAGTCCAGGCAATATAATGTATAAAGTAGCTTCTGAGTCAGGTTATTGCATTGTACTGGGATCCTTTTGGAGTAGTGAgtttaacatattttgttatggaCCTTCTCCACCAGGTCTTGATCAATCTATTTCTTCAAGAAGTTCAAAATATTTCCAGTCATTTTATGCGTGGGAGCGTCCTTCAAATCTCATATTATCTGGTCGAGAGTGTCCATGCAGTAGTTGCCTTACAAAACAAGAATCTTTGAAGGATGCAATTTCTGAATGGGTAGAGTGGcaacaaaagaaggaaatagtGTTGGGCTTCAGCATCTTGGATAATAATCTCTCTCTACCATTTACAGGACAAAATGAATACGGCAGTTTTACACTTATAAGGCTTATGTCATCTGGGGTTCTTGAAGCACAGACTTATCAAGCATCTTGGAACTCATTGAAGAAAATAGATGTAGTTCATAAAGAATCATTGAATCTTAACGATTATTTGCTATATGGATGGTTGGTTGATGATAAATATAGATTTACCAGAAGATACATGTACTTCAATTTTGACTACCTAATGGGATATTTAAATGATAAGTTAGACGAAGTTGTGGATTCTTTCATGAGGAAGTATTGTAAGGATTCTTTATGTGAGCAATCTTTGAGTCTCGAAGTTCACGAAGTTTTGt
This genomic interval carries:
- the LOC101205590 gene encoding uncharacterized protein LOC101205590, which gives rise to MSEEEWKSLFPIGTVFKSPLLISGSSVKNSIGPLVFNPVPTSLTRLFSSQSLLPSLSPPSVLNLPRFLLTSSSVVPSTSSSVASLFGEQQCCSDPPSVLRYNRLQCLPCPNSSSVVVFFPTGPNSDHVGFLVVSSNGSGLDVQSDCSNDVFSVESELNYQIFGIAVNPNSGFVDDSYEDIGFLLAYTMYSVEWFIVKNHAIGSSCQPRVSLVHMGSKVFKTCSVVHACWNPHLSEESVVLLEDGSLFLFDMEPLLKTKDYNANVNLKGIKLKVSWDGLDCSKKVKWLSCEFSWHPRILIVARSDAVFLVDLRENDCNISCLMKIETFPTYSLGEKEQFLAFSKAGSDGFYFSIASNHLLLLCDIRKPLSPVLQWTHGLDDPSYMNVFSLSELRSSPGNIMYKVASESGYCIVLGSFWSSEFNIFCYGPSPPGLDQSISSRSSKYFQSFYAWERPSNLILSGRECPCSSCLTKQESLKDAISEWVEWQQKKEIVLGFSILDNNLSLPFTGQNEYGSFTLIRLMSSGVLEAQTYQASWNSLKKIDVVHKESLNLNDYLLYGWLVDDKYRFTRRYMYFNFDYLMGYLNDKLDEVVDSFMRKYCKDSLCEQSLSLEVHEVLCEKIKACGFDRLRSTPALAVVFNDISLPSSIQEIAFRKLWASLPMELLHFSFSSYSEFLDNKNTVSFEFLSVPSLHQLPPFMLRDPSSRSTKWSHKVPRTENIVGPVLPLPILLVLHEFRNGCSKLEEEEAGKFSVEAEFREQYDEIRSAAGEMAVSPFDPKVDDGPAVSLGDDREYVSAESQKPKSFVSYNPFAFNSHTLDSTQGNLTNCANVFDSLIFKLGGKEASSEKSQNNASRELYNGLCPVELEFNAPLMDFGSKELKAYDLLKRQLLKWEDGFDAYKEFRSKI